One window from the genome of Pseudonocardia hierapolitana encodes:
- a CDS encoding bifunctional 3,4-dihydroxy-2-butanone-4-phosphate synthase/GTP cyclohydrolase II: protein MSAGVDGESARPVTPGGFESIERAVADLRAGKAIVVVDDEDRENEGDLIFAAEMATPELVSFMVRYTSGYICVPLTESECDRLDLPPMHHTNSDSFRTAFTVTVDAKVGVTTGISAADRAHTIRLLADPGTGPGDLVRPGHILPLRAREGGVLRRPGHTEAAVDLARLAGLRPAGVLCEIVSQKDVGGMARGDELRVFAEEHDLTLITIADLIAYRRRFEKHVVRVAQARIPTAHGDFIAYGYDSLLDGIEHIAMVRGDVATPEGTGEDVLVRVHSECLTGDVMGSLRCDCGPQLDAALAAVAAEGRGVVLYMRGHEGRGIGLLHKLQAYQLQEAGADTVDANLALGLPADARDYGTGAQILADLGIKSMRLLTNNPDKRAGLEGYGLTVTGRVPLPVRAHRENLRYLRTKRDRMGHDLPDLDTLGRGDALADSTGT, encoded by the coding sequence GTGAGTGCGGGTGTGGATGGTGAGTCGGCGCGGCCGGTGACACCGGGCGGGTTCGAGTCGATCGAGCGCGCGGTGGCCGACCTGCGGGCAGGCAAGGCGATCGTCGTGGTCGACGACGAGGACCGCGAGAACGAGGGCGACCTGATCTTCGCGGCCGAGATGGCCACGCCGGAGCTCGTGTCGTTCATGGTGCGCTACACGTCCGGGTACATCTGCGTCCCGCTCACCGAGAGCGAGTGCGACCGGCTCGACCTGCCCCCCATGCACCACACCAACTCCGACAGCTTCCGCACCGCGTTCACGGTCACGGTGGACGCGAAGGTGGGCGTCACCACGGGCATCTCGGCGGCCGACCGCGCCCACACGATCCGGCTCCTCGCCGACCCGGGCACCGGCCCCGGCGACCTCGTGCGCCCCGGCCACATCCTGCCGCTCCGGGCCCGCGAGGGCGGCGTGCTGCGCAGGCCCGGCCACACCGAGGCCGCGGTCGACCTGGCCCGCCTCGCCGGGCTCCGGCCTGCGGGCGTGCTGTGCGAGATCGTGTCGCAGAAGGACGTCGGCGGCATGGCCCGCGGCGACGAGCTGCGGGTGTTCGCCGAGGAGCACGACCTCACCCTGATCACGATCGCCGACCTGATCGCCTACCGGCGCCGCTTCGAGAAGCACGTCGTGCGGGTGGCGCAGGCGCGCATCCCCACCGCGCACGGCGACTTCATCGCGTACGGGTACGACTCCCTCCTCGACGGCATCGAGCACATCGCGATGGTGCGCGGCGATGTCGCCACCCCCGAAGGCACGGGCGAGGACGTGCTCGTGCGCGTGCACTCCGAGTGCCTCACCGGCGACGTCATGGGTTCCCTGCGGTGCGACTGCGGGCCGCAGCTGGACGCCGCACTCGCCGCCGTGGCCGCCGAGGGCCGCGGGGTCGTGCTCTACATGCGCGGGCACGAGGGCCGGGGGATCGGCCTGCTGCACAAGCTGCAGGCCTACCAGCTGCAGGAGGCCGGGGCCGACACCGTCGACGCCAACCTCGCGCTGGGCCTGCCCGCCGACGCCCGCGACTACGGCACCGGCGCGCAGATCCTCGCCGACCTCGGCATCAAGTCCATGCGGCTGCTCACCAACAACCCCGACAAGCGCGCGGGCCTCGAGGGCTACGGCCTGACGGTCACCGGCCGCGTGCCGCTGCCGGTGCGTGCCCACCGCGAGAACCTGCGGTACCTGCGCACCAAGCGCGACCGGATGGGGCATGATCTGCCCGATCTGGACACGCTCGGGCGCGGCGACGCGCTCGCCGACAGCACGGGAACGTAG
- a CDS encoding SH3 domain-containing protein: MKAPKSLFDRPGRATAVVGAVIAVSATAAVALLSGTATATPSAEQPGRCTKNVNVRAEPDTTSRIVALCEEGTAVKVAEARDGFLRLANLGGWAAQEYISVNGRAPAPAARATNSEDDDTEDSDDRRARRSADDARESSRGTQGSGSDGGDSDGSDSRGGSSGGSGAGGSAADESSDSPDSADPAETEDPEESEEPGRQQAPRSGGIGGLLG; encoded by the coding sequence ATGAAGGCCCCCAAGTCGCTGTTCGACCGACCCGGCCGCGCCACCGCCGTCGTCGGTGCGGTGATCGCGGTCAGCGCGACCGCGGCCGTCGCCCTGCTCTCCGGCACCGCCACCGCCACCCCCAGCGCCGAGCAGCCCGGCAGGTGCACCAAGAACGTCAACGTCCGCGCCGAGCCCGACACGACCTCCCGGATCGTCGCGCTCTGCGAGGAGGGCACCGCGGTGAAGGTCGCCGAGGCCCGCGACGGCTTCCTGCGGCTCGCCAACCTCGGTGGCTGGGCGGCGCAGGAGTACATCTCCGTGAACGGGCGCGCCCCTGCCCCCGCCGCGCGGGCCACCAACTCGGAGGACGACGACACCGAGGACTCCGACGACCGTCGCGCGCGCCGCTCGGCCGACGACGCCAGGGAGAGCAGCCGGGGAACGCAGGGCTCCGGCTCCGACGGCGGCGACTCCGACGGCAGCGACTCCCGGGGTGGGAGCTCCGGCGGCAGCGGCGCCGGTGGCAGCGCGGCGGACGAGAGCAGCGACTCGCCCGACTCCGCCGACCCGGCCGAGACCGAGGACCCCGAGGAGTCCGAGGAGCCCGGCCGGCAGCAGGCGCCCCGTTCCGGCGGCATCGGCGGCCTGCTCGGCTGA
- a CDS encoding primosomal protein N', translating into MSTVARRGRNRGEWRPAADLPVARVVVDVPLAHLDRPFDYRVPDHLDADAVPGVRVRVRFAGRQVDGFLLERVAESAHAGRLAWVDKVVSAEPVLTAEVAALCRAVADRYAGVLYDVLRLAVPPRHARVEAETPKEPEPAPPAEIAPAGWARYARGSALLDALAGGRAAHAVWQALPGEDWPQRLAEAVAATVAAGRGALVVVPDQRDVDALHAACAQLLGAGGVVALTADLGPAERYRRWLAVRRGQVGVVVGTRSAAFAPVQRLGLLAVWDDGDDLHAEPRAPYPHVRDVLVLRAHAVGAALLVAGFARTAEAHLLVESGWAREVVADRIVVRDAMPRIAPVGESDAHLVRDPDARAARLPHVAFEAARTALAAGRPVLVQVPRSGYLPWLACGSCRETARCRHCAGPLGFTGRPAGDSGGAELPHCRWCGRPETAFRCPGCGSRRLRAGVVGAGRTADELGRAFPGTTVRASGGGAPVLATAAQLPELVVATPGAEPRVPGGYGAALLLDGWALLSRPDLRVAEETLRRWLAAAGLVVPHGAGGRVVVMADPELPVVQALVRWDPAGHAGAELAGRAEVGFPPAVRMASVEGGPTAVAEVVDGVLADLPAAEVLGPVEIEPERPGDAEMRERALVRVPRAQGKALAAALHAAQAVRTARKATDPVRVRLDPVEIG; encoded by the coding sequence GTGAGCACCGTGGCCCGACGGGGTCGCAACCGCGGCGAGTGGCGGCCTGCCGCGGACCTGCCCGTGGCCCGGGTCGTCGTCGACGTCCCGCTCGCACACCTCGACCGTCCCTTCGACTACCGGGTGCCCGACCACCTCGACGCCGACGCGGTGCCGGGCGTGCGGGTGCGGGTGCGGTTCGCCGGACGCCAGGTCGACGGCTTCCTGCTCGAACGGGTCGCCGAGTCCGCGCATGCGGGGCGGCTGGCGTGGGTGGACAAGGTCGTGTCGGCCGAGCCGGTGCTCACCGCGGAGGTGGCGGCGCTGTGCCGGGCCGTGGCCGACCGGTACGCGGGTGTGCTCTACGACGTGCTGCGCCTCGCCGTCCCGCCGCGGCACGCCCGGGTCGAGGCGGAGACCCCGAAGGAGCCGGAGCCGGCCCCGCCCGCGGAGATCGCCCCTGCCGGGTGGGCCCGCTACGCCCGCGGCTCCGCACTGCTCGACGCGCTCGCCGGCGGGCGGGCGGCGCACGCGGTCTGGCAGGCGCTGCCGGGGGAGGACTGGCCGCAGCGGCTGGCGGAAGCGGTCGCCGCCACCGTCGCCGCCGGGCGCGGGGCGCTCGTCGTGGTACCGGACCAGCGCGACGTCGACGCCCTGCACGCCGCGTGCGCCCAGCTGCTCGGTGCCGGTGGCGTGGTCGCGCTGACCGCGGACCTGGGTCCCGCCGAGCGGTACCGGCGGTGGCTCGCCGTCCGGCGCGGGCAGGTCGGAGTGGTCGTCGGCACGCGGTCGGCCGCGTTCGCCCCCGTGCAGCGGCTCGGGCTGCTCGCGGTGTGGGACGACGGCGACGACCTGCACGCCGAGCCGCGCGCGCCGTACCCGCACGTCCGCGACGTGCTCGTGCTGCGCGCCCACGCGGTGGGCGCGGCGTTGCTCGTGGCCGGGTTCGCGCGCACCGCCGAGGCGCACCTGCTCGTCGAGTCCGGCTGGGCGCGCGAGGTCGTGGCCGACCGGATCGTCGTCCGGGACGCGATGCCGCGGATCGCTCCGGTCGGCGAGTCCGATGCCCATCTCGTCCGCGACCCGGACGCGCGGGCGGCGCGGTTGCCGCACGTCGCGTTCGAGGCGGCGCGGACGGCGCTCGCCGCCGGGCGCCCGGTGCTCGTGCAGGTCCCGCGTTCCGGGTACCTGCCGTGGCTCGCGTGCGGCTCCTGCCGGGAGACCGCCCGGTGCCGGCACTGCGCGGGGCCGCTGGGCTTCACCGGAAGGCCTGCCGGGGACTCGGGTGGCGCGGAGCTGCCGCACTGCCGCTGGTGCGGGCGGCCCGAGACGGCGTTCCGCTGCCCGGGGTGCGGGTCGCGACGGCTGCGGGCCGGGGTCGTGGGCGCCGGGCGCACCGCGGACGAGCTCGGCCGGGCGTTCCCCGGCACCACGGTCCGCGCGTCCGGGGGCGGCGCCCCGGTCCTCGCCACGGCGGCGCAGCTGCCGGAGCTGGTGGTCGCCACACCGGGTGCGGAGCCGCGCGTCCCCGGTGGCTACGGCGCCGCACTGCTGCTGGACGGGTGGGCGCTGCTGTCCCGGCCCGACCTGCGCGTGGCCGAGGAGACCCTGCGCCGCTGGCTCGCCGCGGCCGGGTTGGTGGTGCCGCACGGCGCAGGCGGGCGCGTGGTCGTGATGGCCGATCCCGAGCTGCCCGTGGTGCAGGCGTTGGTGCGCTGGGACCCCGCCGGGCACGCGGGCGCCGAGCTCGCCGGCCGGGCCGAGGTCGGCTTCCCGCCCGCCGTCCGGATGGCGTCGGTCGAGGGCGGGCCCACCGCGGTCGCCGAGGTGGTCGACGGGGTGCTCGCCGACCTGCCCGCGGCCGAGGTGCTCGGTCCGGTGGAGATCGAACCCGAGCGACCCGGGGACGCGGAGATGCGCGAGCGCGCGCTGGTGCGGGTGCCGCGCGCCCAGGGCAAGGCGCTGGCCGCCGCCCTGCACGCCGCGCAGGCCGTCCGCACCGCCCGCAAGGCGACCGACCCGGTCCGCGTCCGGCTCGACCCCGTCGAGATCGGCTGA
- a CDS encoding CobW family GTP-binding protein — translation MRRRIPVIVLAGFLGSGKTTVLNHLLAHSLDLRIGVIVNDFGSIPVDAMLVGGSAAGVVPVGNGCLCCTSDEAGVGPLLDQLTGPGSDIDAIVIEASGIAEPGAMVRLVLGAGNPNISFGGLVEVVDAAEFEGARGRHPALDRHVRLADVVVLNKADLVDAGRLTQVQELCRSLNDRAPLLVTRHGGVDARMLLDVDVVPGRQLMLGQVDAERPADQHHDHLHAAYDALTFATDRPVDPRRFVDFLHRRPAAAYRIKGFLHFGVSGHRQRYVLHAVGQHLRFEVSSWPAGHRRGTSLVVIGCGIDRDALSAELRACERDEPADPDTMFAVHRYTPATVPAGSATGDD, via the coding sequence ATGCGCCGACGAATCCCGGTGATCGTGCTCGCGGGCTTCCTCGGTTCGGGGAAGACCACCGTCCTCAACCACCTGCTCGCCCACAGCCTCGACCTGCGCATCGGGGTGATCGTCAACGACTTCGGCAGCATCCCCGTCGACGCCATGCTCGTGGGCGGGAGCGCCGCGGGCGTCGTCCCCGTCGGCAACGGGTGCCTGTGCTGCACCAGCGACGAGGCCGGTGTAGGGCCGCTGCTCGACCAGCTCACCGGACCGGGTTCCGACATCGACGCGATCGTCATCGAGGCCAGCGGGATCGCCGAACCTGGGGCCATGGTTCGGCTCGTGCTCGGTGCCGGGAACCCGAACATCAGCTTCGGCGGGCTGGTCGAGGTCGTCGACGCCGCCGAGTTCGAGGGTGCCCGCGGCAGGCACCCGGCCCTCGACCGGCACGTCCGGCTCGCCGACGTCGTGGTCCTCAACAAGGCCGACCTGGTGGACGCCGGCCGCCTGACGCAGGTGCAGGAGCTGTGCCGATCCCTCAACGACCGGGCCCCGCTGCTGGTCACCCGGCACGGCGGGGTGGACGCCCGGATGCTGTTGGACGTCGATGTGGTGCCGGGCCGGCAGCTCATGCTCGGCCAGGTCGACGCCGAGCGTCCCGCCGACCAGCACCACGACCATCTCCATGCCGCCTACGACGCCTTGACGTTCGCGACGGACCGGCCGGTCGATCCGCGCCGGTTCGTCGACTTCCTGCACCGCCGTCCGGCTGCCGCCTACCGGATCAAGGGGTTCCTGCACTTCGGCGTCAGCGGTCACCGGCAGCGGTACGTGCTCCACGCCGTCGGTCAGCACCTGCGGTTCGAGGTGAGCTCCTGGCCCGCGGGGCACCGCCGCGGCACCAGCCTCGTGGTGATCGGGTGCGGCATCGACCGAGACGCGCTGAGTGCCGAGCTACGCGCGTGCGAACGCGACGAACCCGCCGATCCCGACACGATGTTCGCGGTCCACCGGTACACACCCGCCACCGTGCCCGCCGGTTCCGCCACCGGCGATGACTGA
- the def gene encoding peptide deformylase, producing the protein MSVLPVRLFGDPVLRTRAAEVTTFDAELRKLVADLTDTMHAEGGAGLAAPQLGVGLRVFTYDCDGFAGHLVNPTWDVVGDEEQVGPEGCLSIPGLRWDCRRHLHVVARGWNMHGEPVVVEGSELLARCIQHETDHLDGVLFVDRLDPETRRQAMAEIRAAEWFGEPVPEVRLSPHPLFGKVR; encoded by the coding sequence GTGTCCGTCCTACCCGTCCGCCTGTTCGGCGACCCGGTGCTGCGCACCCGCGCCGCCGAGGTCACCACGTTCGACGCCGAGCTGCGCAAGCTCGTGGCCGACCTCACCGACACGATGCACGCCGAGGGCGGCGCGGGCCTGGCCGCTCCGCAGCTGGGCGTGGGGCTGCGGGTGTTCACCTACGACTGCGACGGATTCGCCGGGCACCTGGTCAACCCCACCTGGGACGTCGTCGGCGACGAGGAGCAGGTCGGGCCCGAGGGATGCCTGTCGATCCCGGGCCTGCGCTGGGACTGCCGCCGGCACCTGCACGTCGTCGCGCGGGGCTGGAACATGCACGGCGAGCCGGTCGTCGTCGAGGGCAGCGAGCTGCTCGCCCGCTGCATCCAGCACGAGACCGACCACCTGGACGGCGTGTTGTTCGTCGACCGCCTCGACCCGGAGACGCGTCGCCAGGCGATGGCCGAGATACGGGCGGCGGAATGGTTCGGGGAACCGGTGCCCGAGGTGCGGCTGAGCCCGCACCCGCTGTTCGGGAAGGTCAGGTAG
- the fmt gene encoding methionyl-tRNA formyltransferase, whose product MRLVFAGTPDPAVPSLRALLESPRHEVVAVVTRPDAPAGRGRKLVRSPVGRVADDAGIPVLTPARPSEPEFLSQLAELAPDCCPVVAYGALVPREALDVPRHGWVNLHFSLLPAWRGAAPVQAALRHGDEITGATTFRLEEGLDTGPVFGVVTEEVRPTDTAGDLLGRLATSGAGLLVATLDGIEEGTLEARPQPADGVSLAPKVTTADARVDWGAPPVAIDRLIRSVTPEPGAWTTFREERLGLGPVARVEDAPVLEPGELRAEKRRVLVGTAGAPVQLGEVRPVGKRAMPAPDWARGVRIAAAERLT is encoded by the coding sequence GTGCGGCTCGTCTTCGCCGGCACCCCCGATCCCGCGGTCCCGTCCCTGCGGGCGCTGCTGGAGTCCCCGCGCCACGAGGTCGTGGCCGTCGTCACGCGCCCGGACGCGCCCGCGGGCCGCGGCCGCAAGCTGGTGCGCTCCCCCGTGGGCCGGGTCGCGGACGACGCCGGCATCCCCGTGCTCACCCCCGCGCGGCCGTCCGAGCCGGAATTCCTCTCGCAGCTCGCCGAGCTCGCGCCGGACTGCTGCCCCGTGGTCGCCTACGGCGCGCTCGTGCCCCGCGAGGCCCTCGACGTGCCGCGGCACGGCTGGGTGAACCTGCACTTCTCGCTCCTGCCCGCGTGGCGGGGTGCCGCACCCGTGCAGGCGGCGCTGCGCCACGGCGACGAGATCACCGGCGCCACCACCTTCCGGCTCGAGGAGGGGCTCGACACCGGGCCGGTCTTCGGGGTCGTCACCGAGGAGGTGCGCCCCACCGACACGGCGGGCGATCTCCTCGGGAGGCTCGCGACGTCGGGTGCCGGGCTGCTGGTGGCCACGCTCGACGGGATCGAGGAGGGCACCCTCGAGGCCCGGCCGCAGCCGGCCGACGGTGTCTCGCTCGCCCCGAAGGTCACCACCGCCGACGCTCGCGTGGACTGGGGCGCCCCTCCCGTCGCGATCGACCGGCTGATCCGCTCCGTCACCCCGGAGCCAGGGGCCTGGACCACGTTCCGGGAGGAACGGCTCGGTCTCGGCCCGGTCGCCCGCGTCGAGGACGCGCCGGTACTGGAGCCGGGGGAGCTGCGGGCGGAGAAGCGACGCGTTCTCGTCGGCACGGCCGGGGCGCCGGTGCAGCTGGGCGAGGTGCGACCCGTCGGCAAGCGGGCCATGCCCGCCCCGGACTGGGCCCGCGGCGTTCGGATCGCGGCGGCGGAGCGGCTGACATGA
- the rpe gene encoding ribulose-phosphate 3-epimerase has protein sequence MIAPSILAADFARLADEAAAVAGPPGRGADWLHVDVMDAHFVPNLTLGLPVVQALRKATDVPLDCHLMIEDPERWAVGYAEAGAHNVTVHVEASREPVALAKDLRAAGARAGLSIKPGTPLEPHLETLRHYDTLLVMSVEPGFGGQEFIADVLEKVRTARRLVDTGHLTLLVEIDGGINTDTIEAAAEAGVDCFVAGSAVYGAADPARAIEALREQVRRASAHRGWT, from the coding sequence ATGATCGCGCCGAGCATCCTCGCGGCCGACTTCGCCCGGCTCGCGGACGAGGCAGCCGCGGTGGCGGGCCCACCCGGCCGCGGTGCCGACTGGCTGCACGTCGACGTGATGGATGCCCACTTCGTGCCGAACCTGACGCTCGGCCTGCCGGTGGTGCAGGCGCTGCGCAAGGCCACGGACGTGCCGCTCGACTGCCACCTGATGATCGAGGACCCGGAGCGCTGGGCCGTGGGCTACGCCGAGGCAGGCGCCCACAACGTCACGGTGCACGTCGAGGCCTCCCGCGAGCCGGTCGCGCTCGCGAAGGACCTGCGCGCCGCCGGTGCCCGCGCCGGCCTGTCGATCAAGCCGGGGACGCCGCTCGAGCCGCACCTGGAGACCCTGCGCCACTACGACACGCTGCTCGTCATGAGCGTCGAGCCCGGGTTCGGCGGGCAGGAGTTCATCGCGGACGTGCTGGAGAAGGTGCGCACCGCGCGCCGCCTCGTCGACACGGGCCACCTCACGCTGCTGGTCGAGATCGACGGCGGCATCAACACCGACACGATCGAGGCGGCGGCCGAGGCCGGTGTCGACTGCTTCGTGGCCGGCTCCGCCGTGTACGGCGCCGCCGACCCGGCCCGTGCCATCGAGGCGTTGCGCGAGCAGGTGCGGCGCGCGTCGGCGCACCGCGGCTGGACCTGA
- a CDS encoding RsmB/NOP family class I SAM-dependent RNA methyltransferase — translation MTGTGPRREGPRRPRRDRGAGPRQSGPPRGRQGPPRPPEPDPARLAALELLTAVRTRDAYANLALPAILRRHRLRDRDAALVTELGYGTLRAQGLLDAVIDECTDRPLSRVEPGLLDALRLGAYQLLRTRIPPHAAVATTVELVRAEAGSRAGGFVNAVLRRVGERDEPAWVAALAPPADEDPVGHSAFAHSHPRWIAQAFADALGRSADPAAELDAALAADDARPAVHLLARPGEITAAELALVTGGEEAPYSPYGVHLGPGGGDVGEIDAVAEGLAIVQDEGSQLVALALTRAPLVGDDAGRWLDLCSGPGGKAALLGGIVALDGGALDAVEPSEHRAGLVRRATDGLPVTVHQADGRAAPLPDAAYDRVLVDAPCTGLGALRRRPEARWRRQPSDVAGLTALQRELLTAALRHVRPGGVVAYVTCSPHLAETAGVLARVRRAHPEMQQLDAREYLPGVPDLGDGPTVQLWPHRHGTDAMFLALLRREG, via the coding sequence ATGACCGGAACGGGCCCGCGCCGGGAAGGGCCGCGCCGACCCCGGCGCGACCGCGGCGCCGGCCCGCGGCAGTCCGGGCCGCCGCGCGGCCGGCAGGGCCCGCCCCGGCCGCCGGAACCGGACCCCGCGCGCCTCGCCGCCCTCGAGCTGCTCACCGCCGTGCGCACCAGGGACGCCTACGCCAACCTCGCCCTGCCCGCGATCCTGCGCAGGCACCGCCTGCGCGACCGCGACGCCGCACTCGTCACCGAGCTGGGCTACGGCACCCTGCGCGCGCAGGGCCTGCTCGACGCCGTGATCGACGAGTGCACCGACCGTCCGCTGTCCCGGGTGGAGCCCGGCCTGCTCGACGCGCTGCGCCTGGGCGCCTACCAGCTGCTGCGCACCCGGATCCCGCCGCACGCCGCCGTGGCCACCACCGTGGAGCTGGTGCGCGCCGAGGCGGGAAGCCGGGCGGGCGGGTTCGTCAACGCGGTGCTGCGCCGCGTCGGCGAGCGCGACGAGCCGGCCTGGGTGGCGGCGCTCGCCCCGCCCGCCGACGAGGACCCGGTGGGGCACTCCGCGTTCGCCCACTCCCACCCCCGGTGGATCGCACAGGCCTTCGCCGACGCGCTGGGCCGCTCGGCCGACCCGGCCGCCGAGCTGGACGCCGCGCTCGCGGCCGACGACGCGCGCCCCGCCGTACACCTGCTCGCCCGCCCCGGGGAGATCACCGCAGCCGAGCTCGCGCTCGTGACCGGCGGCGAGGAGGCGCCGTACTCGCCCTACGGCGTGCACCTCGGGCCGGGTGGCGGCGACGTCGGCGAGATCGACGCGGTGGCCGAAGGGCTCGCGATCGTGCAGGACGAGGGCAGCCAGCTGGTGGCGCTCGCCCTCACCCGTGCCCCGCTGGTGGGCGACGACGCGGGCCGCTGGCTCGACCTGTGCTCCGGCCCCGGTGGCAAGGCCGCCCTGCTCGGCGGCATCGTGGCCCTCGACGGCGGCGCACTCGACGCCGTGGAACCCAGCGAGCACCGCGCCGGCCTGGTGCGCCGGGCCACCGACGGGCTCCCGGTGACCGTCCACCAGGCCGACGGCCGCGCCGCGCCGCTCCCCGACGCCGCGTACGACCGCGTGCTCGTGGACGCGCCGTGCACCGGCCTCGGGGCGCTGCGCCGCCGTCCGGAGGCCCGGTGGCGGCGGCAGCCATCGGACGTGGCAGGGCTCACGGCGCTGCAGCGGGAGCTGCTCACCGCCGCCCTGCGCCACGTGCGCCCCGGTGGCGTGGTGGCCTACGTGACCTGCTCGCCGCACCTCGCCGAGACCGCGGGCGTGCTCGCCAGGGTGCGCCGCGCCCACCCGGAGATGCAGCAGCTCGACGCGCGCGAGTACCTGCCCGGCGTTCCCGATCTGGGCGACGGGCCCACCGTGCAGCTCTGGCCGCACCGGCACGGCACCGACGCGATGTTCCTCGCGCTCCTGCGCCGCGAAGGGTAG
- a CDS encoding riboflavin synthase: protein MFTGIVEEIGEVTAVQESADTVVFTVRGRTVTSDARHGDSIAVNGVCLTVVDPDGSTDGTFTVELVPETLKRSSLAAVVPGTKVNLERAVPVNGRLGGHIVQGHVDGVATLLSRSPGERTDELRFSLAPDLARYVVEKGSITVDGVSLTVAGVSADTFTVALIPTTLSHTTLGFRQPGDTVNLEVDVVAKYVERLTAGYGAIAGGVPPAHEEARAR from the coding sequence ATGTTCACCGGGATCGTCGAGGAGATCGGCGAGGTCACGGCGGTGCAGGAGAGCGCGGACACGGTGGTGTTCACCGTGCGGGGGCGGACGGTCACCTCCGACGCCCGCCACGGCGACTCGATCGCGGTCAACGGGGTCTGCCTCACCGTGGTGGATCCCGACGGCAGCACCGACGGCACGTTCACGGTCGAGCTGGTGCCCGAGACGCTCAAGCGCTCCAGCCTGGCGGCCGTCGTACCGGGCACGAAGGTGAACCTGGAGCGGGCCGTCCCGGTGAACGGGAGGCTCGGCGGTCACATCGTGCAGGGCCACGTCGACGGCGTGGCCACCCTGCTCTCCCGCTCGCCCGGCGAGCGCACCGACGAGCTGCGCTTCAGCCTCGCCCCCGACCTGGCCCGCTACGTCGTGGAGAAGGGCTCGATCACCGTGGACGGGGTGTCGCTCACCGTCGCGGGTGTGTCGGCCGACACCTTCACCGTCGCGCTGATCCCCACGACGTTGTCACACACCACACTCGGATTCCGGCAGCCGGGGGATACCGTGAACCTGGAGGTCGACGTCGTCGCGAAGTACGTCGAGCGGCTGACGGCGGGATACGGCGCCATTGCCGGGGGCGTCCCGCCGGCACACGAGGAGGCCAGGGCTCGGTGA
- the metK gene encoding methionine adenosyltransferase — translation MRTEYGVATPGRRLFTSESVTEGHPDKMCDAISDTILDALLAQDPRSRVAVETLVTTGQVHVAGEVTTSAYADIPTLVRDKVLEIGYDSSAKGFDGASCGVNVAIGAQSADIAQGVDTAYESRVEASEDEIARQGAGDQGLMFGYANTDTPELLPLPIALAHRLARRLTDARKSGLLPYLRPDGKTQVTIEYDGDKAVRLDTVVVSTQHAADIDLDGLLAPDIREQVVGPEIAELGLDVSDVRLLVNPTGRFVVGGPMGDAGLTGRKIIVDTYGGFARHGGGAFSGKDPSKVDRSAAYAMRWVAKNAVAAGLAERIEVQVAYAIGKAAPVGLFVETFGTEHVDPVKIQSAITEVFDLRPAAIIRDLDLLRPIYAQTAAYGHFGRTDIDLPWESTDRAAALKAAAGA, via the coding sequence ATGCGGACGGAGTACGGCGTGGCGACACCAGGGCGGCGGCTGTTCACCAGCGAGTCGGTGACCGAGGGTCATCCCGACAAGATGTGCGACGCCATCAGCGACACGATCCTCGATGCGCTGCTGGCGCAGGACCCGCGCAGCCGCGTGGCGGTGGAGACACTCGTGACCACCGGGCAGGTGCACGTGGCCGGCGAGGTCACCACCAGCGCCTATGCCGACATCCCCACGCTCGTGCGGGACAAGGTCCTCGAGATCGGTTACGACTCCTCCGCGAAGGGCTTCGACGGCGCCTCCTGCGGCGTGAACGTCGCGATCGGCGCGCAGTCGGCGGACATCGCCCAGGGCGTCGACACGGCGTACGAGAGCCGGGTGGAGGCCTCCGAGGACGAGATCGCCCGCCAGGGCGCCGGTGACCAGGGTCTGATGTTCGGCTACGCCAACACCGACACTCCCGAGCTGCTGCCGCTGCCGATCGCGCTCGCGCACCGCCTGGCCCGCCGCCTCACCGACGCCCGCAAGTCCGGGCTCCTGCCCTACCTGCGTCCGGACGGCAAGACGCAGGTCACGATCGAGTACGACGGCGACAAGGCCGTCCGGCTCGACACGGTGGTCGTCTCCACCCAGCACGCCGCCGACATCGACCTGGACGGCCTGCTGGCGCCCGACATCCGCGAGCAGGTGGTCGGCCCGGAGATCGCCGAGCTCGGCCTGGACGTCTCGGACGTCCGGCTGCTGGTCAACCCCACCGGTCGCTTCGTCGTCGGTGGCCCGATGGGCGACGCGGGCCTCACCGGCCGCAAGATCATCGTCGACACGTACGGCGGCTTCGCGCGCCACGGCGGCGGCGCGTTCTCCGGCAAGGACCCGTCGAAGGTGGACCGCTCCGCGGCCTACGCCATGCGCTGGGTCGCGAAGAACGCGGTGGCGGCCGGGCTCGCCGAGCGCATCGAGGTGCAGGTCGCGTACGCGATCGGCAAGGCGGCTCCGGTGGGCCTGTTCGTCGAGACGTTCGGCACCGAGCACGTCGACCCGGTGAAGATCCAGTCGGCGATCACCGAGGTCTTCGACCTGCGCCCGGCCGCGATCATCCGCGACCTCGACCTGCTGCGCCCGATCTACGCCCAGACCGCCGCGTACGGGCACTTCGGCCGTACCGACATCGACCTGCCCTGGGAGAGCACCGACCGCGCCGCCGCGCTGAAGGCCGCGGCCGGCGCCTGA